A portion of the Sulfuricurvum kujiense DSM 16994 genome contains these proteins:
- the dnaE gene encoding DNA polymerase III subunit alpha: MSTIPPFTHLHLHTEYSLLDGANKISALAARVKELGMTSVAMSDHGNMFGAIDFYQQMRGAGLKPIIGMEAYIHNGEDLGDKTIKQRFHVCLFAKNEAGYKNLMYLSSQAYINGFYYFPRINKQLLRENSEGIICTSACLQGEVNWHLNTNSERNVKNGALGYDEAKRIALEYREIFGDDFYMEIMRHGIADQLFIDEQVIRISQETNIKLIATNDTHYTYADDAQYHEAFMCIGMNKLYDDPKRMRHSVHEFYIKSPEQMARLFADIPEALYNTQEIVDKCQLELKLGNPTPPNFKFTTEYAREEGLEIAEDSEYFIHRCRIGLEERLIHVPQTRHTEYRERLEFEMEVINQMKFPGYMLIVWDFVREAKRMGIAVGPGRGSAAGSLVAYALEITDIDPMKYDLLFERFLNPERVSMPDIDMDFMQARRGEIIDYVVQKYGREQVAQIITFGSLLAKGVIRDVARVLEMPLSQADMMAKLIPDELGITLNGKTKGGEFKPGAFQKEPKIQELIENDAQAMRVWEFSKKLEGLKRNAGMHAAGVVISNEPLWKKTPIYKPSGEETFVTQYSLNYLEDIDLIKFDFLGLKTLDVIDNAIKLIKKRYNKEVNWHTIDENDPKVYEIIQSGDTIGMFQIESSGMQDLNKRLKPSSFEDLIAVLALYRPGPMESGMLDDFIERKHGRQAISYTFPSMEPILKPTYGVIVYQEQVMQIVQTVGGFSLGGADIVRRAMGKKKIEEMQKYNKEFSEGAANQGLDYKKASELFDLIEKFAGYGFNKSHSAAYAMVTFQTAWLKTYYPQEFMAALLTSEKDNTDKVVKYIDEAKRMKIFLGAPDINHSQLEFSAITKDDQDQILFGLGAIKGVGEAAVESILEARSEGEFKDIQDFINRIEPQKVNKKVIECIIKAGGLDHFGYSRRALLEQVETLVETAKKGSSLKKDAQFSLFGDDEEVTAVELNLKNMDEFDLKTLLDFEKDTLGFYVSGHPLDNYRDQIDAINYTLSSEIENIADGSSAIFIGKVEEITKKMSKKGSMFGLVSLMDFHGNIEVMLFSDKVDQLEAMDLDEPIAFKVKVTHTEMFTRISVTKIMTLTEAKKEAKKVETKIVENLPPQEPLQLRIRLSDNLETLEKLYTLVRRHPGRREIKLTIVSKLADVVIDSAIRVDNKVIEELSALEDVDVI; encoded by the coding sequence ATGAGCACGATTCCTCCGTTTACCCATTTGCACCTCCATACCGAATACTCTCTTCTTGACGGTGCCAACAAAATATCCGCACTTGCCGCGCGTGTCAAAGAACTCGGGATGACGTCGGTGGCGATGAGCGACCACGGCAATATGTTCGGGGCGATCGATTTTTATCAGCAGATGCGCGGAGCGGGGCTTAAACCGATCATCGGGATGGAGGCGTATATTCATAACGGCGAGGATTTGGGGGATAAAACGATCAAACAGCGTTTTCACGTTTGTTTGTTTGCCAAAAACGAAGCGGGTTATAAGAACCTCATGTACCTCTCTTCCCAAGCCTATATCAACGGCTTTTACTACTTCCCCCGTATCAACAAACAGCTTCTTCGCGAAAACAGCGAGGGAATCATCTGCACCTCGGCGTGTTTGCAGGGGGAGGTGAATTGGCATCTCAACACCAATAGCGAACGTAACGTCAAAAACGGAGCGTTAGGGTATGACGAAGCCAAACGGATCGCGTTGGAGTACCGCGAGATTTTCGGGGATGATTTTTACATGGAGATCATGCGTCACGGTATCGCCGATCAGCTTTTTATCGACGAGCAGGTGATTCGTATCTCCCAAGAGACCAATATCAAGCTCATCGCGACCAACGACACCCACTACACCTATGCGGACGATGCACAGTATCACGAAGCGTTTATGTGTATCGGGATGAATAAACTCTACGATGACCCCAAGCGTATGCGCCACTCCGTCCATGAGTTTTATATCAAGTCCCCTGAGCAGATGGCACGGCTGTTTGCCGATATCCCCGAAGCGCTCTATAACACTCAGGAAATTGTCGATAAATGCCAGCTGGAGCTGAAACTGGGGAATCCGACACCGCCGAATTTCAAATTTACGACCGAATATGCCCGTGAAGAGGGGTTGGAAATTGCGGAAGATTCGGAGTACTTTATCCACCGATGCCGCATCGGTCTCGAAGAGCGTCTGATCCATGTGCCACAGACGCGGCATACCGAATATCGCGAGCGCCTAGAGTTCGAGATGGAGGTGATCAACCAGATGAAATTCCCCGGCTACATGCTCATCGTTTGGGATTTCGTCCGTGAAGCAAAACGGATGGGGATCGCGGTAGGTCCCGGACGGGGATCGGCGGCGGGGAGCCTCGTCGCGTACGCGCTCGAGATTACCGACATCGATCCGATGAAATACGATTTGCTTTTCGAGCGTTTCTTGAATCCGGAGAGGGTATCGATGCCCGATATCGATATGGACTTTATGCAGGCGCGCCGCGGCGAGATCATCGATTACGTCGTCCAAAAATACGGGCGCGAACAGGTCGCACAGATCATCACATTCGGTTCGTTGTTAGCCAAAGGGGTTATCCGCGACGTTGCGCGCGTTTTGGAGATGCCGCTCTCCCAAGCCGATATGATGGCCAAACTGATCCCCGATGAGTTGGGAATCACCCTTAACGGTAAAACCAAAGGGGGCGAATTCAAACCCGGAGCATTCCAAAAAGAGCCGAAGATTCAAGAGTTGATTGAAAATGATGCTCAAGCAATGCGGGTATGGGAGTTTTCTAAAAAGCTTGAAGGGCTCAAACGCAATGCGGGGATGCATGCGGCGGGGGTCGTTATCTCCAACGAACCGCTGTGGAAGAAAACGCCGATCTACAAACCCTCGGGCGAGGAGACGTTTGTCACCCAGTATTCGCTCAACTACCTCGAAGACATCGACCTGATCAAATTCGACTTCTTGGGACTTAAAACGCTCGATGTTATCGACAACGCGATCAAACTGATCAAAAAACGGTACAACAAAGAGGTCAACTGGCACACGATCGACGAGAACGATCCGAAAGTGTACGAGATTATCCAAAGCGGTGACACGATCGGGATGTTCCAGATAGAGAGCTCGGGGATGCAGGATTTGAACAAACGGCTCAAACCGAGTTCATTCGAGGACTTGATTGCGGTACTCGCCCTTTACCGTCCGGGACCGATGGAATCGGGGATGCTGGATGATTTTATCGAGCGTAAACACGGCCGTCAGGCGATCAGTTATACGTTCCCCTCAATGGAACCGATCCTAAAGCCTACCTATGGGGTTATCGTCTACCAAGAGCAGGTCATGCAGATCGTACAAACGGTCGGCGGCTTCAGCCTTGGCGGGGCGGACATCGTTCGCCGTGCGATGGGGAAAAAGAAAATCGAAGAGATGCAAAAGTACAACAAAGAGTTCTCTGAGGGTGCGGCTAATCAAGGGTTAGATTACAAAAAAGCCTCCGAACTCTTTGATCTGATCGAAAAATTTGCCGGATACGGGTTCAACAAATCCCACTCGGCGGCGTACGCGATGGTCACCTTCCAGACGGCATGGCTCAAAACCTATTATCCGCAGGAGTTTATGGCGGCATTGCTCACCTCGGAAAAAGACAACACCGACAAGGTCGTCAAATACATCGATGAAGCCAAACGGATGAAAATTTTCCTCGGTGCTCCCGATATCAACCACTCGCAGCTCGAATTCTCCGCGATCACGAAAGACGATCAGGATCAAATCCTCTTCGGTCTGGGGGCGATCAAAGGGGTCGGCGAAGCGGCGGTCGAGTCGATCTTAGAGGCGCGTAGCGAGGGTGAGTTCAAAGACATCCAGGATTTCATCAACCGCATCGAACCGCAAAAGGTGAACAAAAAGGTGATCGAATGTATCATCAAAGCGGGGGGACTGGATCACTTCGGATATTCCCGCCGAGCGTTGTTGGAGCAGGTCGAAACCCTCGTCGAGACGGCGAAAAAAGGGTCGTCTTTGAAAAAAGATGCCCAGTTCAGCCTTTTCGGGGATGATGAAGAGGTGACGGCAGTCGAGTTGAACCTCAAAAATATGGATGAGTTTGATCTCAAAACGCTTCTGGATTTCGAGAAAGATACCCTCGGGTTCTATGTCTCGGGCCATCCGCTCGACAACTACCGCGATCAGATCGACGCGATCAACTATACCCTCTCATCTGAGATCGAGAATATCGCCGACGGCTCCAGCGCCATCTTTATCGGAAAGGTCGAAGAGATCACGAAAAAGATGTCGAAAAAAGGGTCTATGTTCGGATTAGTAAGCCTCATGGACTTCCACGGCAATATCGAAGTGATGCTTTTCAGCGATAAAGTCGACCAGCTCGAAGCGATGGATTTGGACGAGCCGATCGCGTTCAAGGTCAAAGTGACCCATACCGAGATGTTCACCCGTATCAGCGTCACCAAAATCATGACGTTAACCGAAGCGAAAAAAGAGGCGAAAAAGGTGGAGACGAAGATCGTCGAAAACCTCCCTCCGCAGGAGCCGTTGCAGCTGCGTATCCGCCTCAGCGACAATCTTGAGACATTAGAGAAACTCTATACTCTCGTCCGCCGTCATCCGGGACGCCGAGAGATCAAACTCACGATTGTCTCGAAACTTGCCGATGTAGTGATCGATTCGGCGATACGGGTGGATAACAAGGTGATCGAAGAATTAAGTGCTTTAGAAGATGTGGATGTGATTTAA
- a CDS encoding YggS family pyridoxal phosphate-dependent enzyme, which yields MTLLEQKRHFDHIIEKVEKARLRVSDHHIVKIVAASKYVDAEAIKSLYDIGQRAFGENKVQDLINKSEQLKDLPIEWHFIGTLQKNKINHLLSVRPHLLHSIDSIELAHALNERLERDEMYLRALVQINSAYEESKSGFFPEEINEKYAQIMQECPRLKLQGVMSIGAHVDDPVLIRKSFETTRRIFETLPQATICSMGMSSDFELAIECGSTMIRLGSILFPK from the coding sequence ATGACACTATTAGAGCAAAAACGGCACTTTGACCATATCATTGAGAAGGTTGAAAAAGCCCGTCTTCGGGTTAGCGACCACCATATCGTCAAAATTGTCGCGGCAAGCAAGTATGTCGATGCAGAAGCGATCAAATCGCTTTATGACATCGGGCAGCGGGCGTTCGGCGAAAATAAAGTTCAAGATCTCATCAACAAAAGCGAACAGTTGAAAGATTTACCGATCGAATGGCATTTTATCGGTACATTGCAGAAAAATAAAATCAATCATCTCTTAAGCGTCCGTCCCCATCTGCTCCATTCCATCGATTCGATCGAGCTGGCTCATGCTCTTAACGAGCGCTTGGAGCGCGATGAGATGTATTTACGTGCATTGGTACAGATCAATTCCGCCTACGAAGAATCAAAAAGCGGGTTTTTTCCCGAAGAGATCAATGAAAAATACGCTCAAATTATGCAAGAGTGCCCGAGATTGAAGCTTCAGGGGGTAATGTCCATCGGAGCACACGTCGACGACCCTGTTCTAATCCGCAAAAGCTTTGAGACGACACGCCGTATTTTCGAAACCCTTCCTCAAGCTACTATCTGTTCTATGGGGATGAGCAGTGACTTCGAACTTGCCATCGAGTGCGGATCGACAATGATACGATTAGGATCAATTCTCTTTCCTAAATAG
- a CDS encoding DUF5615 family PIN-like protein has protein sequence MKLLFDQNISYRLVAKVSDIFPESAHVAALKLDKASDYEVWEYAKTNGFVIVTKDSDFNDLTTYHGFPPHIIWLRAGNSSVEKNAELLLGYAERIKTMILSNETGIVEVIG, from the coding sequence ATGAAGCTTCTATTTGACCAAAATATCTCCTATAGATTGGTCGCAAAAGTAAGTGACATTTTCCCCGAATCGGCTCATGTTGCCGCTCTAAAACTCGATAAAGCCTCTGATTATGAAGTTTGGGAATATGCCAAAACGAACGGCTTTGTTATCGTAACAAAAGATTCTGATTTCAATGATCTCACTACCTATCACGGATTCCCTCCTCATATTATTTGGCTTCGCGCGGGAAACAGTTCGGTAGAAAAAAATGCAGAGCTTCTGCTTGGGTATGCGGAGCGGATTAAAACGATGATTTTGAGTAATGAGACAGGGATTGTCGAAGTTATCGGATAA
- a CDS encoding sensor histidine kinase, producing MPEMISPAELKALIDQTYKVEEEYVALRQSYDHLQSTIEQVIEFLPNAIWIVETDGSIFLQNSQAKALGKLFDTLHLDEEDYEMTFKERSYLIKSAQHNEKRLLSATDITEQKRKENLATMGQMAAHLSHEIRNPIGSIALLASTLMKRVKEENKPIVMEIQKSLYRIERIIKATLMFSKGSNAQKNALRWWQIREALTSAIGYYSYAKNIEFDFPEEDFELYGDLDLLTMLFTNFVFNAIDAIELDEEEEGKIQILHSLEGEFHVFEIYDSGIPIENKKWLFEAFKSTKERGNGLGLVLSKNIVESHGGEIALCEGERKGFRFTLSS from the coding sequence ATGCCTGAGATGATATCCCCCGCCGAACTCAAAGCGCTGATCGATCAGACCTATAAGGTCGAAGAAGAGTATGTCGCCCTTCGCCAATCGTATGATCATTTACAAAGCACTATCGAGCAGGTGATCGAGTTTCTCCCCAACGCTATTTGGATTGTGGAGACGGACGGGAGCATCTTTTTGCAAAACTCGCAAGCCAAAGCGCTGGGAAAACTGTTCGATACGCTGCATCTGGACGAAGAAGACTATGAGATGACCTTCAAAGAACGCTCCTATCTCATCAAATCGGCGCAGCATAATGAGAAACGGTTGTTGAGCGCCACCGACATCACCGAACAAAAGCGCAAAGAAAATCTCGCCACGATGGGGCAAATGGCGGCACATCTAAGCCATGAGATCCGTAATCCGATCGGCTCTATCGCGCTGCTCGCTTCGACATTGATGAAGCGGGTCAAAGAGGAGAACAAGCCGATTGTGATGGAGATCCAAAAATCGCTCTATCGGATCGAGAGGATCATCAAAGCGACGTTGATGTTTTCCAAAGGCTCAAATGCGCAAAAGAACGCTCTGCGGTGGTGGCAGATTCGCGAAGCGCTTACCAGCGCTATCGGCTATTACAGCTATGCTAAAAACATAGAGTTCGATTTTCCCGAAGAGGATTTTGAGCTTTACGGTGATTTGGATCTGCTGACGATGCTTTTTACGAACTTTGTCTTTAATGCCATCGATGCCATCGAGCTGGATGAAGAGGAGGAGGGAAAAATACAAATCCTCCATTCGCTGGAGGGGGAATTCCATGTTTTTGAAATCTATGACAGCGGTATCCCTATCGAGAACAAAAAGTGGCTTTTTGAAGCGTTTAAGAGCACGAAAGAACGGGGCAACGGCCTGGGATTGGTACTCTCTAAAAATATCGTCGAGTCCCACGGGGGCGAGATAGCTCTTTGCGAGGGTGAACGCAAAGGGTTCCGTTTCACCCTCTCTTCTTAG
- the rseP gene encoding RIP metalloprotease RseP: MSWLVALLVLSALIFFHELGHFAAARAFGVYVEVFSIGFGKRLVSFQWLNTRWQISAIPLGGYVKMKGQDDLDPGAISCDTDSYNCKKPWQRIIILLSGPLANFALAWFFFYALALGGPQALSPVIGNVLHESPANIAGLQKGDLVLSINEERITQWNEISDAVKSSIGTLTFRIERGNTVHILTVNPKISETQNIFKETIQQRMIGIAPSGDTHTLQFTPLTALSYATEETYTSSLLIFQSVQKLLSGIVPAKEVGGVVSIAKITADAAEYGWMSLFFFSALISVNLGVLNLLPIPALDGGHIMFNLYEMIRRKAPSEAVITQLTIGGWVLLLGLMSLGLYNDITRLMQ; the protein is encoded by the coding sequence ATGAGTTGGCTGGTCGCCCTTCTTGTCCTCTCGGCACTTATTTTTTTCCATGAACTCGGCCATTTTGCTGCAGCACGGGCATTCGGCGTTTACGTCGAAGTTTTCAGCATCGGCTTCGGAAAAAGACTCGTCTCCTTTCAATGGCTGAATACGCGGTGGCAAATCTCCGCTATTCCGTTGGGCGGCTATGTCAAGATGAAAGGGCAGGATGATCTCGACCCTGGCGCAATCAGCTGCGATACGGACAGTTACAACTGTAAAAAGCCGTGGCAGCGTATTATTATCCTCCTCTCAGGCCCATTGGCGAATTTTGCCCTTGCCTGGTTTTTTTTCTATGCTCTTGCATTAGGGGGACCGCAGGCACTCTCCCCCGTAATCGGCAACGTACTCCATGAATCTCCCGCGAATATCGCCGGACTTCAAAAAGGGGATCTCGTCCTCTCCATCAATGAAGAGCGCATTACCCAATGGAATGAAATCTCCGACGCCGTAAAATCGTCTATAGGGACACTGACTTTTCGAATAGAGAGGGGAAATACGGTTCATATCCTTACCGTCAATCCTAAAATCTCCGAAACGCAAAATATTTTCAAAGAGACGATCCAGCAGCGGATGATCGGAATCGCCCCCTCCGGAGATACCCACACCCTGCAGTTCACTCCGCTCACCGCCCTCTCGTATGCGACCGAAGAGACGTATACCTCTTCCTTGCTTATTTTCCAAAGTGTCCAAAAGCTCCTTAGCGGCATCGTTCCCGCCAAAGAAGTAGGCGGTGTGGTCAGTATTGCCAAAATCACCGCCGATGCGGCAGAATACGGGTGGATGAGCCTTTTCTTTTTCTCGGCACTTATCTCGGTCAATCTGGGTGTCCTCAATCTTCTCCCCATCCCGGCACTTGATGGCGGACACATCATGTTTAATCTCTATGAGATGATCCGCCGCAAAGCTCCGAGCGAAGCGGTTATCACTCAGCTTACCATCGGAGGCTGGGTACTCTTGCTCGGACTTATGAGTCTGGGGCTCTATAACGATATAACGAGGTTGATGCAATGA
- a CDS encoding M18 family aminopeptidase — protein MREFNEEMISFIDASPTPFHAVEWMARTLECRGFTRLAEDEKWELEEGQDYYVTRNDSSIIAFSYPPCSEKGYTIVGAHTDSPHLRLKPSPLTTVSGVKRLGVEPYGGVLLNPWFDRDLSLAGRIVYLDGEVRKETLINIDRPIAVIPSLAIHLDREANSSRTINAQSDIVPIIATGDVEFESFILSQIQDDTGELTLLAHELSFYEHQKGSFVGVESEFITSARLDNLLSCYVGLQALLETSYPMMCAFMDHEEVGSESHVGAGGTFVEETLRRIAGNDFEKLMRRSLMVSCDNAHAQHPNFPGKHESEHAPLLNQGVAIKINSNQRYATSSRTQGRFVQCARALHIPTQTFVTRSDTACGSTIGPITATRLGIETIDVGVPTLAMHSIRELAGISDAFGLYRILIHLGDY, from the coding sequence ATGCGCGAATTTAACGAAGAGATGATCAGCTTTATCGATGCCTCCCCGACCCCGTTTCATGCGGTCGAGTGGATGGCTCGTACGTTGGAGTGCCGAGGATTCACCCGTCTGGCAGAAGATGAGAAATGGGAGCTTGAAGAGGGGCAGGATTACTACGTTACCCGTAATGACTCGTCGATCATCGCTTTTAGCTATCCGCCGTGCAGCGAAAAAGGGTATACCATCGTCGGTGCCCATACCGACTCTCCTCACCTGCGTCTCAAACCGAGTCCCCTGACTACTGTTTCGGGCGTCAAACGTCTCGGCGTCGAACCCTACGGCGGAGTATTGCTGAATCCGTGGTTTGACCGTGATTTGTCATTGGCGGGGCGTATCGTCTATTTAGACGGTGAAGTGCGCAAAGAAACCCTTATCAATATCGACCGTCCGATCGCCGTGATCCCCTCGCTGGCGATCCATCTCGACCGCGAGGCAAACAGCTCCAGAACGATCAATGCCCAGAGCGATATCGTCCCGATTATCGCGACGGGGGACGTCGAATTTGAGAGCTTTATCCTTTCCCAGATACAAGACGATACCGGTGAGCTGACCCTTTTGGCGCATGAGCTTAGCTTTTATGAGCACCAGAAAGGTTCATTCGTCGGTGTCGAGAGTGAGTTTATCACATCGGCCCGTTTGGATAACCTCCTCAGCTGCTATGTAGGATTGCAGGCACTGCTGGAGACCTCGTATCCGATGATGTGCGCATTTATGGATCACGAAGAGGTGGGAAGCGAGAGCCATGTCGGAGCAGGGGGGACGTTTGTCGAAGAGACGTTGCGCCGCATTGCCGGGAATGATTTTGAGAAGCTGATGCGCCGCTCATTGATGGTCTCGTGTGACAATGCCCATGCCCAGCACCCGAATTTTCCGGGTAAACACGAGTCTGAGCACGCACCGCTGTTAAATCAGGGGGTAGCGATCAAGATCAACTCCAACCAGCGCTATGCGACAAGCTCACGGACGCAGGGACGGTTTGTGCAGTGTGCCCGAGCGCTTCATATCCCGACGCAGACCTTTGTGACACGCAGCGATACGGCATGCGGATCGACGATCGGGCCGATCACGGCAACCCGTTTGGGGATCGAGACGATCGATGTCGGTGTACCGACGCTGGCGATGCACTCTATTCGCGAACTTGCAGGAATCAGCGATGCGTTCGGTCTCTATCGCATTCTGATCCATTTGGGAGATTATTGA
- a CDS encoding DUF433 domain-containing protein, whose translation MAEYQSIITINPQIRSGKPTIRGMRISVYDILDMLANKMSFSDIIEDFPELTEEDILAALSYAADKEHKVSICA comes from the coding sequence ATGGCTGAATACCAATCCATTATCACCATCAACCCTCAAATACGTTCGGGTAAACCGACGATTCGCGGGATGCGTATCAGCGTGTATGACATCCTCGATATGCTCGCGAACAAGATGAGTTTTTCCGATATCATCGAAGATTTCCCCGAACTCACTGAAGAGGATATCCTCGCGGCACTCTCGTATGCAGCAGATAAAGAACACAAAGTTTCGATCTGCGCATGA
- a CDS encoding bifunctional diguanylate cyclase/phosphodiesterase — protein sequence MNKIKVRATLFSIALVVLLITIFILTIIQDKKHVLDEKTSAHRALLRNSFDLAMLDTQKGLSELACQIAGNREIVDAFAARDREKLYQLTLPYFNEAKHRGEVDMSGFIGADGAHFLRMQEPKKYGDNILNKRPVLAYAINNRKIVSTLDVTIYDVSVITIVPIFKNKTFIGIIQTVAKINRVQKRLDAHSGIKSAIAFDTKKLKILLPKSNNITYQGYSIVSSNDPLFDHLPKTFTFNKSSRYSVDSRDYVIASRPLTNYKNDVIAMMTCAFDVTEDVTEYKTEIRNLLIISLLSLAVVAAILHYGFRILIRRIERDTQITKELNLKLEHQLHTDHLTSLPNRNALIRDIRTNRFYALMLLNIDNFKEINDFYGHAIGDETLLALAQSVLEAIADFPMQLYKMPSDEYAIALREPMSTFELEAARLKIVNHLQSQYYDLQGASIYVTLTMGMDIARSRKSNVIDLLANADMALKSAKKRRLSYQLYDETMQIRQEYQNNILWSKKLKEAIEQKQFCLYYQPIFDALSREIVEYEALIRMIDNNGEIVSPGYFLPAARQSRLYPHLTRFVIDEVFKMIETTPQTYSMNLSVDDIFDTKEFIIQKLGESSYPERIIFELLESEGIENYPEVSTFISDVKKFGCRIAIDDFGTGYSNFAHIIKLDVDLLKIDGSLIRNIDTDSNAQTILTAITEFSKHLGLKTVAEFVHSEAVYHKCKELGIDYLQGYYLGEPKPL from the coding sequence GTGAATAAAATCAAAGTTCGTGCTACACTTTTTTCTATTGCTCTTGTCGTCTTGCTGATCACCATATTCATCCTCACTATTATCCAAGACAAAAAACATGTTTTAGATGAAAAAACCTCCGCTCACCGTGCCCTTTTGCGCAACTCATTTGATTTGGCGATGCTCGATACCCAAAAAGGTCTCAGTGAACTGGCCTGCCAAATTGCGGGAAATCGTGAAATCGTCGATGCATTCGCGGCACGTGACCGTGAAAAACTCTATCAGTTGACATTGCCGTATTTTAATGAAGCCAAACACCGCGGCGAGGTCGATATGAGCGGCTTCATCGGTGCGGACGGTGCCCACTTTCTTCGTATGCAGGAGCCGAAAAAATACGGGGACAATATCCTTAATAAACGGCCGGTTTTAGCCTATGCCATCAATAACCGGAAAATCGTCTCTACGCTGGACGTTACTATCTACGATGTTTCCGTCATCACAATCGTACCGATCTTTAAAAACAAAACATTTATCGGTATCATTCAGACCGTTGCCAAAATCAACCGTGTCCAAAAACGGCTCGATGCCCATTCGGGAATTAAAAGCGCTATCGCTTTCGATACTAAAAAACTTAAGATTTTACTTCCAAAATCCAATAATATAACCTATCAAGGGTATTCGATTGTTTCCTCGAACGACCCTCTGTTCGATCATCTGCCTAAAACGTTTACCTTTAATAAAAGCAGCCGCTACAGTGTCGATTCACGCGATTATGTCATTGCATCACGTCCGCTGACCAACTATAAAAACGATGTTATCGCGATGATGACCTGCGCATTTGACGTTACCGAAGATGTTACGGAGTACAAAACAGAGATACGAAATCTTCTCATCATCAGTCTTTTATCCTTGGCAGTTGTTGCCGCCATTTTGCACTACGGGTTTCGCATCCTTATTCGAAGGATCGAGCGGGATACCCAAATAACCAAAGAGCTTAACCTGAAACTTGAGCACCAGCTCCATACCGATCATCTGACATCGCTTCCCAACCGAAATGCTCTTATCCGGGACATTCGAACCAACCGTTTTTATGCCCTCATGCTCCTGAATATCGATAATTTCAAAGAGATTAACGACTTTTACGGCCACGCCATCGGGGATGAAACACTCCTTGCTTTGGCACAGTCTGTTCTGGAAGCCATTGCAGATTTTCCGATGCAGCTGTATAAAATGCCATCAGATGAGTATGCGATTGCGTTGAGAGAACCGATGAGCACTTTTGAACTGGAAGCTGCCCGACTCAAAATTGTCAATCATCTCCAATCGCAATATTACGACCTGCAAGGTGCAAGTATCTACGTTACTTTAACGATGGGAATGGACATCGCACGAAGCCGTAAAAGCAATGTTATCGATCTTCTCGCCAATGCCGATATGGCACTAAAATCGGCGAAAAAACGGCGTCTTAGCTATCAGCTCTACGATGAGACCATGCAAATCAGACAAGAGTACCAAAACAATATTTTGTGGAGCAAAAAACTCAAAGAGGCGATTGAACAAAAACAGTTCTGTCTCTACTATCAGCCGATCTTTGATGCGCTCAGCCGAGAAATCGTTGAGTATGAAGCCCTTATCCGGATGATCGACAACAACGGCGAAATCGTTTCTCCGGGCTATTTTCTCCCTGCCGCACGGCAATCCCGTCTCTATCCACACTTGACACGATTTGTTATAGACGAAGTTTTCAAGATGATAGAAACGACTCCTCAAACCTATTCAATGAATTTATCGGTCGATGATATTTTTGATACCAAAGAGTTCATCATCCAAAAACTTGGCGAATCTTCTTACCCAGAGCGTATTATCTTTGAGCTTTTGGAAAGTGAGGGGATCGAGAACTATCCGGAAGTTTCTACGTTTATCAGCGATGTAAAAAAATTCGGATGCCGCATCGCCATCGACGATTTCGGTACCGGATATTCCAACTTTGCCCACATCATCAAACTCGATGTGGATCTCCTTAAAATCGACGGTTCTCTAATCCGCAACATCGACACCGACAGCAATGCACAAACGATACTCACCGCGATTACCGAATTCTCAAAACACTTAGGGCTAAAAACCGTAGCGGAGTTTGTCCATTCCGAAGCGGTCTATCACAAATGCAAAGAGTTGGGAATCGACTATCTGCAGGGGTATTATCTCGGCGAACCGAAACCTCTCTAA